From Paenibacillus sp. PK3_47, the proteins below share one genomic window:
- a CDS encoding glycoside hydrolase family 43 protein encodes MQYTNPVIPGFHPDPSICRVGDDYYLVTSTFEYFPGVPVFHSKDLVHWQQIGHCLTTPEQLPLGNAWSSGGIFAPTIRYHDGWFYMVTTNVSGNGNFYVKTQHPEGPWSDPIFVKQDGIDPSLLFDDDGRVYFQSSRTGEEGHCIYQCEIDIETGEMLTESRYIWRGTGGAHPEAPHLYKINGHYYLMIAEGGTEYGHMETIARSSQPYGPYESCPHNPILTNRSMDSSIQATGHADLIEAHDGSWWAVFLGIRPVAYPKGHHLGREVYLAPVTWTADGWPVIGNDTHIEPLMEAPQLPQVTWPERHVRDDFDEPRLGLDWTFLRNPAEGSWSLLERPGNLVLHGHEAALSNEKTAPAFVGRRLSHFACRIETEIDYEPLNSGDEAGLTVYMNERHHYDLGLTTLEGRRVAVFRKTVGSLSVEHTAECPEGPVVLKIQAFPKKFTASIHTAQSGEIELGWGETHLLSTEVAGGFTGVFAAMYAVSETGQGAPAAFDWFDYEPAE; translated from the coding sequence ATGCAGTATACCAATCCCGTAATACCCGGTTTTCATCCGGACCCCAGCATCTGCCGGGTAGGTGACGACTATTATCTTGTGACAAGTACTTTTGAATATTTCCCGGGAGTCCCCGTATTTCACAGTAAGGACCTCGTCCATTGGCAGCAGATCGGCCATTGCCTGACAACGCCTGAACAGCTGCCGCTGGGCAACGCCTGGAGCTCGGGCGGCATTTTTGCACCGACTATCCGTTATCATGACGGCTGGTTCTATATGGTCACTACGAATGTAAGCGGTAACGGCAACTTTTATGTGAAAACACAGCATCCGGAAGGGCCGTGGTCGGACCCTATTTTCGTTAAGCAGGATGGCATTGACCCCTCCCTGTTATTTGATGATGACGGCCGCGTATACTTTCAGTCTTCACGTACCGGAGAGGAAGGACACTGCATCTACCAGTGCGAAATTGATATCGAAACCGGGGAGATGCTGACAGAGAGCAGATACATCTGGAGAGGAACAGGAGGCGCACATCCGGAAGCCCCGCATTTGTACAAGATTAACGGACACTATTATCTGATGATTGCCGAAGGCGGAACGGAATACGGGCATATGGAGACCATCGCCCGGAGCAGCCAGCCCTACGGCCCGTACGAATCATGTCCGCATAATCCTATTCTCACCAACCGCAGCATGGACAGCAGCATCCAGGCCACAGGACATGCCGATCTGATTGAAGCCCATGACGGCAGCTGGTGGGCGGTATTCTTGGGCATAAGGCCTGTCGCTTATCCAAAGGGCCATCATCTGGGGCGTGAGGTCTACCTGGCGCCTGTGACCTGGACAGCAGACGGCTGGCCGGTGATTGGAAATGACACGCATATTGAACCGCTCATGGAGGCGCCGCAGCTGCCGCAGGTCACCTGGCCGGAGCGTCACGTCAGGGATGATTTCGATGAGCCCCGTCTTGGCCTGGACTGGACCTTTCTAAGAAACCCGGCGGAAGGCAGCTGGTCACTGCTGGAGCGCCCGGGGAATCTGGTGCTGCATGGACATGAGGCTGCGCTTAGTAACGAGAAGACCGCTCCTGCGTTTGTGGGCCGCCGGCTCAGCCATTTTGCCTGCCGGATAGAGACGGAGATCGACTATGAACCGCTGAACAGCGGCGATGAAGCAGGGCTGACCGTCTATATGAATGAGCGGCATCATTATGATTTGGGGCTGACAACCCTTGAAGGACGAAGAGTAGCCGTGTTCCGCAAAACAGTCGGTTCGCTCAGCGTGGAGCATACTGCAGAATGTCCCGAAGGACCTGTGGTGCTGAAAATCCAGGCATTTCCGAAGAAATTTACAGCCTCCATTCACACGGCACAGTCTGGTGAAATAGAGCTGGGGTGGGGCGAAACGCATCTGCTGAGTACCGAGGTCGCAGGCGGTTTTACGGGAGTATTCGCTGCCATGTATGCCGTCTCGGAAACGGGGCAGGGCGCTCCGGCAGCCTTTGACTGGTTTGATTATGAACCTGCGGAGTAA
- a CDS encoding helix-turn-helix domain-containing protein produces the protein MSNMYLRWFTTDEAFPFFIQYGGHDEDMDLHMHADFSELVIVLNGHATHLVNNEESFIKKGNVFVINGGTPHAYKAPYDFKICNIMYKADMLKLAGPDLRSLNGYQALFVLEPFYRSITTYKAKLNLPIASLEHVASVVASMIKEYEGKLQGYQTLLASRFMELVVYLSRHYEDQEKGVDNSLMHLANAISYIEDHYREQITLEEIAAKSDISVRHLNRIFRAYYQTTPMTYIQRLRLEQACTLLKETRHSITEISYMCGFNDSNYLTRQFKKTYGLSPKAFRNQK, from the coding sequence TTGAGCAACATGTACTTGAGGTGGTTTACGACCGATGAAGCGTTCCCTTTCTTTATCCAGTACGGCGGCCATGATGAAGATATGGACCTCCATATGCATGCGGATTTCTCCGAGCTGGTCATTGTGCTGAACGGGCATGCCACGCATCTGGTCAACAACGAGGAGTCTTTTATCAAAAAAGGCAATGTGTTTGTCATCAACGGCGGTACGCCGCATGCCTATAAAGCCCCGTACGATTTCAAAATCTGCAATATTATGTACAAAGCCGATATGCTGAAGCTGGCCGGACCGGACCTGAGAAGCTTGAACGGGTATCAGGCGCTGTTTGTGCTGGAACCTTTTTACCGGAGTATTACGACTTATAAAGCCAAGCTGAACCTGCCGATCGCCAGCCTGGAGCATGTCGCTTCAGTAGTTGCCTCGATGATCAAGGAGTATGAGGGGAAACTGCAGGGCTATCAGACCTTGCTCGCTTCCAGGTTCATGGAGCTGGTGGTGTATCTGTCCAGGCACTATGAGGATCAGGAAAAAGGCGTCGATAACAGCCTTATGCACCTGGCGAACGCCATCTCCTACATCGAGGATCATTACCGCGAGCAGATTACGCTGGAGGAAATTGCAGCCAAATCGGATATTTCGGTCAGGCATTTGAACCGGATCTTCCGGGCCTATTATCAGACCACCCCGATGACCTATATTCAGCGCCTCCGACTGGAACAGGCCTGCACACTGCTCAAGGAGACCAGGCATTCGATAACGGAAATCTCCTACATGTGCGGATTCAATGACAGCAACTACCTTACCCGCCAATTCAAAAAAACCTACGGCCTGTCGCCAAAGGCTTTCCGGAATCAGAAATAG
- a CDS encoding ABC transporter substrate-binding protein has product MKDKLPKKMGVALLAGLLLVSAGCSNSGDSSSANSNSTEGNSGSDTEPITFTFFGADASPNWNKMQDDVGKEITARTGVTLNAEFDVGGGGGQEKIAMMAASGDYPDIIFAKGEIGKLVDAEALIDLTDLIDKHAPNIKKVMGDNMNRMKYSLDNQAIYSIPTNVGVDEQKFDATNGFQIQHRVLKELGYPEVRTVKDFENVLKEYYAKNPTTDGQPTIPFTVNADGWKSMITVTNQGDITTGGANDGEYYVDPETYETKLHYKKPEEKEYFRWLNHMYNEGLLDKDAFVQKDDQYKAKISSGRVLGLTSVEWEYQDAENALKTAGKDEYTYAHFPVTLSEEYKDHAMQAVGVDGYGISISTSCKDPVRAIKFLDWMSSEEGQVLRNWGIEGKQYNVENGKRVIPAEILDQKVNDNANFTKQTGIGLYSILGVRYGDGVKDSTDNYYTTNFPEQILAEYSEAEKESLAAYNAKTWKDLFPQEDEFPVKEWGALYNMPVPTDGSYQVIYQKTQDIIQKRIPEAILTSKDNFDKVYDDFIAELNKAGAEEMEAEYTELVKARVALFTGKDVQ; this is encoded by the coding sequence ATGAAGGACAAACTACCAAAAAAAATGGGAGTGGCGCTGCTGGCAGGCTTACTGCTTGTGTCGGCAGGCTGCAGCAACTCAGGTGATAGCTCGTCGGCTAATAGTAACAGTACGGAAGGAAACAGCGGAAGCGATACAGAACCGATAACCTTTACGTTTTTTGGGGCGGATGCGAGTCCGAACTGGAACAAAATGCAGGATGATGTGGGGAAAGAAATCACGGCCAGAACCGGGGTTACGTTAAATGCAGAATTTGATGTCGGCGGAGGTGGCGGGCAGGAGAAAATTGCAATGATGGCGGCCAGCGGAGATTATCCTGATATCATTTTCGCCAAGGGAGAGATCGGCAAACTGGTGGACGCGGAAGCGCTCATTGACCTGACTGACCTGATTGATAAGCACGCGCCTAACATCAAAAAAGTAATGGGCGACAATATGAACCGGATGAAGTACAGTCTGGATAACCAGGCGATTTACTCCATTCCGACCAATGTGGGCGTGGATGAACAGAAATTTGACGCGACCAACGGGTTTCAAATTCAGCACCGCGTATTGAAAGAGCTGGGGTACCCGGAAGTAAGAACGGTCAAGGATTTTGAAAATGTGCTCAAAGAGTATTATGCCAAGAATCCGACGACAGACGGCCAGCCGACAATCCCGTTTACCGTAAACGCTGACGGCTGGAAGAGCATGATCACAGTAACCAACCAGGGAGACATCACTACAGGCGGGGCCAATGACGGCGAGTACTATGTGGACCCTGAAACGTATGAAACCAAGCTTCACTACAAGAAGCCTGAAGAGAAGGAGTATTTCCGCTGGCTGAACCATATGTACAATGAAGGTCTGCTCGACAAGGATGCTTTTGTGCAAAAGGACGACCAGTACAAAGCCAAAATCTCCAGCGGACGCGTACTTGGACTCACTTCGGTAGAATGGGAGTACCAGGATGCGGAGAATGCCCTGAAGACTGCCGGCAAAGACGAATATACGTATGCCCACTTCCCGGTTACACTGTCTGAAGAGTATAAGGATCATGCCATGCAGGCTGTCGGAGTAGACGGGTACGGCATCAGCATCAGCACTTCCTGCAAAGATCCGGTCCGCGCAATCAAATTCCTGGACTGGATGTCCTCGGAAGAAGGCCAGGTGCTGAGAAACTGGGGCATTGAAGGCAAACAATACAATGTGGAAAATGGCAAGCGCGTCATCCCTGCTGAAATTCTCGATCAAAAGGTCAATGATAACGCGAACTTTACCAAGCAGACCGGGATTGGCTTATACTCCATTCTGGGCGTCCGCTATGGTGACGGTGTGAAGGATTCCACGGACAATTACTATACAACAAACTTCCCGGAACAGATCCTCGCCGAATACTCGGAAGCAGAGAAGGAATCCTTGGCTGCGTACAACGCAAAAACCTGGAAGGACCTGTTCCCGCAGGAAGATGAGTTCCCGGTAAAAGAGTGGGGCGCGCTGTACAACATGCCAGTTCCTACGGACGGAAGCTACCAGGTTATTTATCAAAAAACACAGGATATCATCCAGAAACGGATTCCTGAAGCCATTCTCACCAGCAAAGATAACTTCGATAAGGTCTATGACGACTTTATTGCGGAGCTGAACAAGGCCGGCGCTGAGGAGATGGAAGCAGAATATACCGAGCTGGTTAAAGCCAGAGTCGCGCTGTTTACCGGCAAGGATGTTCAATAG
- a CDS encoding AraC family transcriptional regulator produces the protein MIGGNIRKPEGFTKEKLYVLPDYWVKELEQEGLTSSLYITDIGYFPKAEYHFRERSEGSPGHILIFCETGEGYVELNQGERMVLREGDMIVIPPEISHRYGAMADNPWSIYWFHFKGEHAARLVSMFGLSSAPLALSPSGIARFIEWFHPAYELLAERTYALTTHVHVAQTARQLLSGIGINSNKSAQEKKRENYLEQAIQYMNQHMGESIRLTELARHVGLSRQHLIHLFNLETGVPPIEYFLRLKIQRAGQLLDLTELSIKEVSSAVGISDPYYFSRLFKKMSGFSPSRYRSIPKG, from the coding sequence ATGATAGGCGGGAATATAAGGAAACCTGAAGGCTTCACCAAAGAGAAGCTGTACGTACTTCCGGATTACTGGGTAAAGGAGCTGGAGCAGGAAGGACTAACTTCTTCTTTGTACATTACGGATATCGGCTATTTCCCGAAGGCGGAATATCACTTCCGGGAACGCTCGGAGGGGAGCCCCGGGCATATTCTAATTTTTTGCGAGACTGGAGAGGGCTATGTAGAGCTTAATCAGGGGGAACGGATGGTGCTCCGTGAAGGGGATATGATTGTAATTCCTCCGGAGATAAGCCACCGGTACGGTGCCATGGCGGACAATCCCTGGAGCATTTACTGGTTTCATTTCAAAGGAGAGCACGCGGCACGGCTTGTCAGCATGTTCGGCCTCTCGTCAGCCCCGCTTGCGCTCTCTCCCAGCGGCATCGCCCGGTTCATCGAATGGTTTCACCCCGCCTACGAGCTGCTTGCCGAGCGTACCTATGCGCTGACCACCCATGTTCACGTGGCCCAGACCGCAAGACAGCTGCTCTCCGGCATCGGAATCAACAGCAATAAGTCCGCCCAGGAGAAAAAAAGGGAGAACTATCTGGAGCAGGCTATCCAATACATGAACCAGCACATGGGCGAATCCATCCGGCTTACGGAGCTTGCCAGGCATGTCGGGCTGTCCCGGCAGCATCTGATCCACTTGTTCAATCTGGAAACAGGAGTTCCTCCCATTGAGTATTTTCTGCGGCTGAAGATCCAGCGTGCCGGCCAGCTGCTGGACCTCACCGAGCTTAGCATCAAGGAAGTCAGCTCCGCCGTCGGGATCAGCGATCCCTATTATTTTTCCAGACTGTTCAAAAAAATGTCCGGCTTCTCCCCCTCCCGTTACCGGAGTATTCCGAAGGGGTAA
- a CDS encoding DUF5107 domain-containing protein, with product MNPHTLNQQPGDQAAAAGKVQVWETSVLIPTYEAGAPDPNPMFLEKRVYQGSTGRVYPHPVIESISDVKADKNYKLVILENDYVRIEIMPEIGGRIYRALDKTNNYDFVYYNRVIKPALVGLAGPWISGGIEFNWPQHHRPNTFGPVEYRYEQSEDGSATVWVSEIDRMYGTKVTAGFKLYPGKAYLEINAQLYNRTAEPQTFLWWANPAVAVNDHTQSVFPPDVTAVFDHGKRDVSRFPIATGTYYKQDYSEGVDISRYKNIPVPTSYMAYKSDYNFVGGYDHSVQAGLLHVANHHISPGKKQWTWGNGEFGQAWDRQLTDEDGPYIELMTGVYTDNQPDFTWLQPYEEKTFTQYFMPYKNIGVVKNASIEAAVNLEVDAGAHEAVIQVYATSLLEQATVELKGAGRTYVSKIVQLSPVDAFKAVVSLDAGEQEHDLKLTVRAADGRLLVAYQPKRPEIEQIPDAAEPLAEPQELRSTEELYLAGLHLEQYRHATFAPEDYYLEGLRRDRGDIRLNVAYGTLLLRRGLYKESELYFRAAIKRLTWRNPNPYDSEAYYQLGVALLGQHRLEEAFTAFHKAVWSAEWQDAGYFSLAQISSRKGEYAEALDLAERSIVRNSRNYKARNLKTAMLRKLGQYDQALAFAKETAGLDVADFGAYNEQALVLAAMGQAAAVEGILAELNLLMRGDAHNYLNLIADYMACGLLDEAIEIGLKAVPAGGSAYPMLHYALGELYARTGQAERADEQRRAGQSADPTYCFPNTLFELELLEAAVQARPEDDKAHYYLGNFYYDKKRPEDAVASWERSRELKDDFATVHRNLGLAYFNKQNDPQAAMASLEKAYACSPEDVRILFELDQLRKRQAWSSQERLDILEDKRSQVEQRDDLFVEYVTLLNNLGRYEEALEALSSRNFHPWEGGEGKVTGQYKFSHTELGKQHLAAGRYGEAVDHFRQALVYPLNLGEGKLEGAQENNIYYYMGEAYEGLKQEQEAAECYKAASQGLTEPTSAMYYNDQPPEMIFYQGLAWLKLQDKRQAGRRFNKLIDYAEKHIFDEIKLDYFAVSLPDFLVFEDDLNRRNVIHCRYMRGLGLLGLGRTGEAAAELEIALKMEPNHQGAMIHRRMCGTDVK from the coding sequence ATGAATCCACACACATTAAATCAACAGCCGGGAGATCAGGCTGCGGCAGCCGGCAAAGTGCAGGTATGGGAGACGAGCGTGCTGATTCCCACGTATGAGGCGGGGGCACCGGACCCCAATCCGATGTTTTTAGAAAAAAGAGTCTATCAGGGAAGCACCGGCCGGGTCTACCCCCATCCCGTTATTGAGTCCATCTCGGATGTAAAGGCCGATAAAAATTATAAGCTTGTCATTCTGGAAAATGATTATGTACGGATCGAAATCATGCCGGAAATCGGCGGAAGAATCTACCGGGCGCTGGACAAAACGAACAACTACGATTTTGTCTACTATAACCGGGTTATCAAGCCGGCGCTGGTGGGTCTGGCAGGACCGTGGATTTCCGGCGGGATTGAGTTCAACTGGCCGCAGCATCACCGTCCCAACACCTTTGGACCGGTCGAATACCGGTATGAACAGTCTGAGGATGGAAGTGCTACGGTGTGGGTCAGCGAAATTGACCGGATGTACGGCACCAAGGTGACCGCAGGCTTCAAATTGTATCCCGGCAAAGCCTATCTGGAGATTAACGCCCAACTGTATAACCGGACAGCGGAGCCGCAGACATTCCTGTGGTGGGCGAATCCTGCGGTAGCCGTCAATGACCATACGCAATCCGTATTTCCTCCTGATGTAACGGCTGTGTTCGACCATGGCAAACGTGATGTATCACGGTTTCCTATCGCTACCGGAACGTATTACAAACAGGATTATTCGGAAGGCGTAGATATTTCCCGCTACAAGAACATCCCGGTTCCAACCTCTTATATGGCTTACAAATCAGACTATAATTTCGTCGGCGGGTACGACCACAGCGTTCAGGCGGGACTGCTGCATGTAGCCAATCACCATATCTCGCCGGGCAAAAAGCAGTGGACCTGGGGGAACGGGGAGTTCGGACAGGCCTGGGACCGGCAGTTAACGGATGAAGACGGCCCGTATATTGAGCTGATGACCGGTGTGTACACCGACAATCAGCCTGACTTCACCTGGCTGCAGCCTTACGAGGAGAAGACGTTTACGCAATATTTCATGCCTTATAAGAACATCGGTGTGGTCAAAAATGCTTCCATCGAAGCTGCCGTTAACCTCGAGGTGGATGCCGGAGCACATGAAGCTGTCATTCAGGTGTACGCCACGTCGCTGCTGGAGCAGGCTACGGTGGAGCTGAAGGGAGCAGGCCGTACCTATGTGTCCAAAATAGTGCAGTTATCCCCTGTCGACGCATTCAAAGCCGTGGTTTCGCTGGATGCAGGCGAGCAGGAGCATGATCTGAAGCTGACCGTCCGCGCTGCAGACGGCAGGCTGCTGGTTGCCTATCAGCCGAAACGCCCGGAAATAGAACAGATTCCGGATGCAGCCGAGCCGCTCGCGGAGCCGCAAGAGCTGCGTTCGACGGAGGAGCTGTATCTGGCGGGTCTGCATCTGGAGCAGTACCGGCATGCCACCTTTGCCCCGGAGGATTATTATCTGGAAGGGCTGCGCCGGGACCGGGGCGATATCCGTCTCAACGTGGCTTATGGAACGCTGCTGCTGCGCCGGGGCTTGTACAAGGAGAGCGAACTCTATTTCCGCGCTGCCATTAAACGTCTGACCTGGAGAAACCCGAATCCGTATGACAGTGAAGCTTATTACCAGCTGGGGGTGGCGCTGCTGGGACAGCACCGACTGGAAGAAGCTTTTACGGCTTTTCACAAAGCGGTATGGTCTGCTGAATGGCAGGATGCGGGTTACTTCTCGCTTGCGCAAATTTCCAGCCGTAAGGGGGAGTATGCGGAAGCATTGGATTTGGCGGAACGCTCAATCGTACGCAATTCGCGCAATTATAAGGCCCGCAACTTGAAAACGGCAATGCTGCGTAAGCTCGGCCAATATGATCAGGCACTGGCGTTTGCGAAAGAGACAGCGGGACTTGATGTTGCGGACTTCGGCGCTTATAACGAGCAGGCACTGGTGCTTGCCGCAATGGGTCAGGCAGCTGCTGTGGAAGGAATTCTCGCAGAGCTCAATCTGCTGATGCGCGGGGATGCGCACAATTATCTGAATCTGATCGCGGATTACATGGCCTGCGGACTGCTGGATGAGGCGATAGAGATTGGCTTAAAGGCTGTTCCGGCCGGAGGCTCCGCGTATCCGATGCTGCATTATGCCCTGGGTGAGCTGTATGCACGTACCGGCCAGGCTGAACGGGCTGATGAACAGCGCCGTGCCGGACAGTCTGCTGATCCAACCTATTGCTTCCCCAATACGCTGTTTGAGCTGGAGCTGCTGGAAGCTGCGGTTCAGGCGAGACCGGAAGATGACAAAGCACATTACTATCTTGGCAATTTCTATTATGATAAAAAACGTCCGGAGGACGCGGTCGCCAGCTGGGAACGTTCACGTGAGCTAAAGGACGATTTTGCGACGGTTCACCGCAACCTCGGGCTTGCTTATTTTAATAAACAGAATGACCCGCAGGCGGCAATGGCTTCATTGGAGAAGGCTTATGCCTGCTCACCGGAGGATGTCCGTATTCTGTTTGAACTGGATCAGCTCCGCAAAAGACAAGCCTGGTCCTCCCAGGAACGCCTCGATATTCTGGAAGACAAGCGCAGCCAGGTTGAGCAGCGGGATGATCTTTTTGTGGAATATGTTACGCTGCTGAACAATCTGGGACGCTATGAGGAAGCTCTTGAAGCCTTAAGCTCGCGCAATTTCCATCCTTGGGAAGGCGGGGAAGGCAAAGTCACCGGACAATACAAATTCTCCCACACCGAGCTGGGCAAGCAGCATCTTGCTGCCGGACGCTACGGGGAAGCTGTGGATCACTTCCGGCAGGCGCTCGTCTACCCGCTGAATCTGGGTGAAGGCAAGCTGGAAGGCGCCCAGGAAAATAATATCTACTATTATATGGGCGAAGCGTATGAAGGACTTAAGCAGGAGCAGGAGGCTGCAGAATGCTACAAGGCTGCTTCCCAGGGTCTGACCGAACCGACAAGCGCGATGTACTATAATGACCAGCCGCCGGAAATGATTTTCTACCAGGGCCTGGCCTGGCTCAAGCTGCAGGATAAAAGGCAAGCCGGACGCCGGTTCAACAAACTGATTGATTATGCGGAAAAGCATATTTTTGATGAGATTAAGCTGGATTACTTTGCCGTGTCGCTTCCGGACTTCCTCGTATTTGAAGATGATCTGAACCGCCGGAATGTGATTCACTGCCGGTATATGCGCGGACTGGGGCTGCTTGGACTGGGCCGTACCGGGGAAGCGGCTGCAGAGCTGGAAATCGCGCTGAAGATGGAGCCGAACCATCAGGGGGCGATGATTCACCGCCGGATGTGCGGAACAGATGTGAAGTAA
- a CDS encoding sugar-binding domain-containing protein, whose amino-acid sequence MSIEEGRYTAKLEAGWNFQPDPDNLGEQEEWQTGGLPSPVTVTVPHTWNVQEGLEEYRGAGWYEQLLDIPQEWVGSRFKLAFEGVYRDTDIWVNGVKAGSHYNSGYTPFEVDITPHIQLAAVNRLVIRADNSYSDTALPVANSFDWADDGGLIRPVTLVVTGSTAVEYIRVEPKVTFAEDGGQAGGKLSAHIKLCVPAAGPVNAGIAVYRNDALVWQGTEEIPGGALSWSFAEIGLPEVDLWHFDHPHLYKLEVVLRSGDRVQDRVIRSFGFREITVKGHELWLNREPVRLMGVEWMPGSHPEVGMAERLEDLTTMLVRLKEANCVFTRFHWQQGNELLDWCDANGLLVQEEIPHWQQPAEPGKDTFLQAMTQAKEMIQDHSHHPCIFAWGMGNELDGQSPVTMQYMNELKEEILQLDPSRLVNYVSNTLQLQPATDATGAGDLLMWNDYIGTWHGDLDEEEVIGQIIADHPGKPLVVAEYGLCEPAFEGGDARRIEILREKTEIYRRYPQFAALIHFSLNDYRTQMGEEGAGRLKQRVHGSLDIYNQAKPSYAALREISSPLLLAEAPVWTDGRLEVTLKCRDDIPSYTVKGYTLSVALADGAVINQEIPDLAPGAVRTVAVELPAGGAEGVSGVVAGGVGAGVGAAGAGVGAGGAGGAGAGAGAGAGAGAGGVGVGGVGGVVGGAVGAGAGGASGAGADGDGAGGGGASGAGADGDGAGGGGASGASGAGAGAAVGADNAGTPVTVNRTPVLSISRPTGFSVLELELG is encoded by the coding sequence TTGAGTATAGAAGAAGGACGTTATACTGCAAAATTGGAGGCGGGCTGGAATTTCCAGCCCGATCCTGACAACCTGGGCGAACAGGAGGAGTGGCAGACCGGAGGATTGCCGTCTCCGGTAACGGTTACCGTTCCCCATACCTGGAATGTGCAGGAGGGACTAGAGGAATACCGCGGGGCAGGCTGGTATGAACAGCTGCTGGATATACCGCAGGAGTGGGTAGGCTCACGGTTCAAGCTTGCTTTTGAAGGTGTCTACCGGGATACGGATATCTGGGTAAATGGTGTCAAGGCCGGCAGCCACTACAATTCGGGCTATACTCCGTTTGAAGTGGATATCACTCCGCATATTCAGCTGGCTGCCGTTAACCGGCTGGTGATCCGGGCAGATAACAGCTACAGTGATACGGCGCTGCCTGTAGCGAACAGCTTTGACTGGGCAGATGACGGGGGACTGATCCGGCCGGTAACGCTTGTTGTTACGGGAAGCACAGCTGTAGAATATATCAGGGTGGAGCCCAAGGTCACCTTCGCTGAAGATGGAGGGCAAGCAGGCGGTAAGCTTTCAGCACACATCAAGCTTTGTGTACCGGCGGCCGGTCCTGTCAATGCAGGCATTGCTGTGTACCGTAATGATGCCCTGGTCTGGCAGGGAACTGAAGAAATACCGGGCGGTGCCTTATCCTGGAGTTTTGCAGAAATCGGGCTGCCTGAGGTCGATTTATGGCATTTTGACCATCCGCATTTATATAAGCTTGAGGTTGTGCTGCGTTCGGGGGACCGGGTTCAGGACCGGGTAATCCGCTCTTTCGGCTTCCGAGAGATTACAGTGAAGGGCCATGAGCTGTGGCTGAACCGGGAACCGGTCCGGCTGATGGGCGTGGAGTGGATGCCTGGCTCTCATCCGGAGGTAGGGATGGCGGAGCGGCTGGAGGATCTGACAACGATGCTGGTCAGGCTCAAGGAAGCCAACTGCGTGTTCACCCGCTTCCACTGGCAGCAGGGCAATGAGCTGTTGGACTGGTGTGATGCGAACGGCCTCCTGGTACAGGAGGAAATCCCGCATTGGCAGCAGCCGGCGGAGCCGGGGAAGGACACTTTCCTGCAGGCTATGACTCAGGCAAAGGAAATGATTCAGGACCATTCCCATCATCCGTGTATTTTTGCCTGGGGCATGGGCAATGAGCTGGACGGGCAATCCCCGGTAACCATGCAGTATATGAACGAGTTGAAGGAAGAGATTCTGCAGCTTGATCCCTCACGGCTTGTGAACTATGTAAGTAATACGCTGCAGCTTCAGCCTGCAACCGATGCTACAGGTGCCGGGGACCTGCTGATGTGGAATGACTACATCGGTACATGGCACGGTGATCTTGATGAGGAAGAGGTTATCGGGCAGATTATCGCCGACCATCCGGGCAAGCCGCTCGTTGTCGCTGAATACGGACTTTGTGAACCTGCTTTTGAAGGCGGAGACGCCAGAAGAATAGAGATTCTCAGAGAGAAAACTGAAATTTACCGCCGTTATCCGCAATTTGCAGCTTTGATCCACTTCAGCCTGAATGATTACCGCACGCAGATGGGAGAAGAAGGAGCCGGAAGGCTGAAACAGAGAGTTCATGGCTCCCTGGATATTTACAACCAGGCGAAGCCATCCTATGCCGCACTGCGTGAAATCTCCTCGCCGCTCCTGCTGGCAGAAGCACCGGTATGGACGGACGGCAGGCTGGAGGTCACGCTGAAATGCCGGGACGATATCCCGAGCTACACGGTAAAAGGGTACACGCTCTCCGTTGCTTTGGCAGACGGTGCTGTAATCAATCAGGAGATTCCGGACCTTGCTCCGGGAGCTGTGCGGACGGTGGCTGTTGAGCTGCCGGCGGGTGGTGCTGAAGGTGTTAGTGGTGTTGTAGCTGGTGGTGTTGGCGCTGGTGTTGGTGCTGCTGGTGCTGGTGTTGGTGCTGGTGGTGCTGGTGGTGCTGGTGCTGGTGCTGGTGCTGGTGCTGGTGCTGGTGCTGGTGGTGTTGGTGTTGGTGGTGTTGGTGGTGTTGTTGGTGGTGCTGTTGGTGCTGGTGCTGGTGGTGCTAGTGGTGCTGGTGCTGATGGTGATGGTGCTGGTGGTGGTGGTGCTAGTGGTGCTGGTGCTGATGGTGATGGTGCTGGTGGTGGTGGTGCTAGTGGTGCTAGTGGTGCTGGTGCTGGCGCTGCTGTTGGTGCTGATAATGCTGGTACTCCTGTTACTGTCAACCGTACTCCTGTACTGTCCATCAGCCGGCCTACCGGATTTAGTGTGCTGGAGTTGGAGCTGGGCTAG